The following proteins are co-located in the Anas platyrhynchos isolate ZD024472 breed Pekin duck chromosome 1, IASCAAS_PekinDuck_T2T, whole genome shotgun sequence genome:
- the SPATA13 gene encoding spermatogenesis-associated protein 13 isoform X9, whose protein sequence is MVARGGMARFWSLESLQMAAADGGTESSALVDDNGSEEDYSYEELCQATPRYLQPGGEQLAINELISDGSIVHAEALWDHVTMDDQELGFKAGDVIRVLEASNKDWWWGRIEDKEAWFPASFVRLRVNQEELPENCSSIQDEEQDADISKHRQKIAENKDQMRTNVIQEIMNTERVYIKHLKDICEGYIRQCRKHTGMFTTAQLSTIFGNIEDIYKFQRKFLKDLEKQYNKEEPHLSEIGSCFLQHQEGFAIYSEYCNNHPSACIELSKLMKQGKYRHFFEACRLLQQMIDIAIDGFLLTPVQKICKYPLQLAELLKYTTQEHSDYNNIKAAYEAMKNVACLINERKRRLESIDKIARWQVSIVDWEGPDVLARSSELIHSGELTKISKQGKSQQRTFFLFDHQLVFCKKDLLRRDILYYKDRIDMDEMELVDAEDGRDKDFNVNVKNAFKIINRATEEIHLFCAKKQEDKKRWMEACESERRRVQEDKEMGMEISENQKKQAMQNARKSRHGKMKGVSYNGCPMPPPHQSLHPIHQRHITVPTSIPQQQVFALAEPKRKPSLFWHTFNKLTPFKK, encoded by the exons ATGGTAGCCCGCGGTGGGATGGCGAGATTTTGGAGCCTGGAGAGCCTGCAGATGG CTGCTGCAGATGGTGGGACAGAATCCTCAGCGTTGGTGGATGACAATGGCAGCGAGGAAGATTACAGTTATGAGGAACTCTGCCAAGCCACGCCGAGGTACCTGCAGCCTGGAGGGGAACAGCTCGCCATTAATGAG CTGATAAGCGATGGCAGCATTGTCCATGCAGAAGCTCTCTGGGACCATGTGACTATGGATGATCAAGAGCTGGGATTCAAAGCTGGAGATGTCATTAGAGTCCTAGAAGCTTCCAACAAAGACTGGTGGTGGGGAAGAATTGAGGACAAGGAAGCCTGGTTTCCAGCTAGTTTTGTCAGG ctgcgAGTCAATCAGGAAGAACTGCCGGAGAATTGTAGTAGTATCCAGGATGAAGAACAAGATGCAGATATCAGCAAGCATCGTCAGAAAATAGCTGAAAACAAGGATCAGATGAGAACCAACGTTATACAGGAAATTATGAACACAGAACGAGTCTATATCAAGCATCTCAAGGACATCTGTGAG GGTTATATTCGTCAGTGTCGCAAACATACAGGAATGTTCACCACAGCCCAGTTAAGCACCATTTTTGGAAATATTGAGGATATTTACAAATTCCAAAGAAAGTTTCTGAAGGATCTTGAGAAACAGTACAACAAAGAGGAACCTCATCTGAGTGAGATAGGATCATGCTTTCTTCAACAT CAAGAAGGCTTTGCTATTTATTCGGAATACTGTAACAATCATCCCAGTGCCTGCATTGAACTTTCCAAGCTAATGAAACAGGGCAAATACCGTCACTTCTTTGAGGCCTGTCGCTTGCTCCAGCAGATGATTGACATTGCCATTGATGGTTTTCTTCTCACGCCTGTACAGAAAATCTGCAAATACCCTCTGCAGCTTGCAGAATTGCTCAAATATACCACTCAGGAGCACAG TGATTATAACAACATAAAAGCTGCATATGAGGCTATGAAGAACGTAGCATGCCTGATCAATGAGCGAAAACGAAGATTGGAAAGCATAGACAAGATAGCGCGTTGGCAAGTGTCTATAGTAGACTGGGAG GGCCCAGATGTGTTAGCCAGGAGCTCGGAACTCATCCACTCAGGAGAACTGACCAAAATATCAAAGCAAGGCAAAAGCCAGCAGAggactttcttcctttttgacCATCAgcttgtgttctgtaagaaggACCTATTGAGGAGGGACATCTTGTATTATAAGGATCGTATTGACATGGATGAGATGGAACTTGTAGATGCTGAAGATGGCAGAGACAAAGACTTTAATGTTAATGTCAAAAATGCCTTTAAGATAATAAACAGAGCAACAGAAGAGATTCATTTGTTCTGTGCAAAAAAGCAAGAGGATAAGAAGAGATGGATGGAGGCATGCGAAAGCGAAAGGAGGAGAGTTCAAGAAGATAAGGAAATGG GAATGGAAATCtcagaaaaccagaagaaaCAAGCCATGCAGAATGCCCGTAAGTCAAGGCATGGAAAAATGAAAG GTGTAAGCTATAACGGGTGTCCTATGCCTCCTCCACACCAAAGCTTGCATCCCATCCATCAGCGCCACATCACCGTGCCTACCAGCATCCCGCAGCAGCAGGTCTTTGCCCTGGCAGAACCCAAGCGGAAGCCATCTCTCTTCTGGCACACCTTCAACAAACTCACCCCGTTCAAAAAGTGA
- the SPATA13 gene encoding spermatogenesis-associated protein 13 isoform X10, with translation MDDQELGFKAGDVIRVLEASNKDWWWGRIEDKEAWFPASFVRLRVNQEELPENCSSIQDEEQDADISKHRQKIAENKDQMRTNVIQEIMNTERVYIKHLKDICEGYIRQCRKHTGMFTTAQLSTIFGNIEDIYKFQRKFLKDLEKQYNKEEPHLSEIGSCFLQHQEGFAIYSEYCNNHPSACIELSKLMKQGKYRHFFEACRLLQQMIDIAIDGFLLTPVQKICKYPLQLAELLKYTTQEHSDYNNIKAAYEAMKNVACLINERKRRLESIDKIARWQVSIVDWEGPDVLARSSELIHSGELTKISKQGKSQQRTFFLFDHQLVFCKKDLLRRDILYYKDRIDMDEMELVDAEDGRDKDFNVNVKNAFKIINRATEEIHLFCAKKQEDKKRWMEACESERRRVQEDKEMGMEISENQKKQAMQNARKSRHGKMKGVSYNGCPMPPPHQSLHPIHQRHITVPTSIPQQQVFALAEPKRKPSLFWHTFNKLTPFKK, from the exons ATGGATGATCAAGAGCTGGGATTCAAAGCTGGAGATGTCATTAGAGTCCTAGAAGCTTCCAACAAAGACTGGTGGTGGGGAAGAATTGAGGACAAGGAAGCCTGGTTTCCAGCTAGTTTTGTCAGG ctgcgAGTCAATCAGGAAGAACTGCCGGAGAATTGTAGTAGTATCCAGGATGAAGAACAAGATGCAGATATCAGCAAGCATCGTCAGAAAATAGCTGAAAACAAGGATCAGATGAGAACCAACGTTATACAGGAAATTATGAACACAGAACGAGTCTATATCAAGCATCTCAAGGACATCTGTGAG GGTTATATTCGTCAGTGTCGCAAACATACAGGAATGTTCACCACAGCCCAGTTAAGCACCATTTTTGGAAATATTGAGGATATTTACAAATTCCAAAGAAAGTTTCTGAAGGATCTTGAGAAACAGTACAACAAAGAGGAACCTCATCTGAGTGAGATAGGATCATGCTTTCTTCAACAT CAAGAAGGCTTTGCTATTTATTCGGAATACTGTAACAATCATCCCAGTGCCTGCATTGAACTTTCCAAGCTAATGAAACAGGGCAAATACCGTCACTTCTTTGAGGCCTGTCGCTTGCTCCAGCAGATGATTGACATTGCCATTGATGGTTTTCTTCTCACGCCTGTACAGAAAATCTGCAAATACCCTCTGCAGCTTGCAGAATTGCTCAAATATACCACTCAGGAGCACAG TGATTATAACAACATAAAAGCTGCATATGAGGCTATGAAGAACGTAGCATGCCTGATCAATGAGCGAAAACGAAGATTGGAAAGCATAGACAAGATAGCGCGTTGGCAAGTGTCTATAGTAGACTGGGAG GGCCCAGATGTGTTAGCCAGGAGCTCGGAACTCATCCACTCAGGAGAACTGACCAAAATATCAAAGCAAGGCAAAAGCCAGCAGAggactttcttcctttttgacCATCAgcttgtgttctgtaagaaggACCTATTGAGGAGGGACATCTTGTATTATAAGGATCGTATTGACATGGATGAGATGGAACTTGTAGATGCTGAAGATGGCAGAGACAAAGACTTTAATGTTAATGTCAAAAATGCCTTTAAGATAATAAACAGAGCAACAGAAGAGATTCATTTGTTCTGTGCAAAAAAGCAAGAGGATAAGAAGAGATGGATGGAGGCATGCGAAAGCGAAAGGAGGAGAGTTCAAGAAGATAAGGAAATGG GAATGGAAATCtcagaaaaccagaagaaaCAAGCCATGCAGAATGCCCGTAAGTCAAGGCATGGAAAAATGAAAG GTGTAAGCTATAACGGGTGTCCTATGCCTCCTCCACACCAAAGCTTGCATCCCATCCATCAGCGCCACATCACCGTGCCTACCAGCATCCCGCAGCAGCAGGTCTTTGCCCTGGCAGAACCCAAGCGGAAGCCATCTCTCTTCTGGCACACCTTCAACAAACTCACCCCGTTCAAAAAGTGA
- the SPATA13 gene encoding spermatogenesis-associated protein 13 isoform X8 — protein sequence MVARGGMARFWSLESLQMGTSAADGGTESSALVDDNGSEEDYSYEELCQATPRYLQPGGEQLAINELISDGSIVHAEALWDHVTMDDQELGFKAGDVIRVLEASNKDWWWGRIEDKEAWFPASFVRLRVNQEELPENCSSIQDEEQDADISKHRQKIAENKDQMRTNVIQEIMNTERVYIKHLKDICEGYIRQCRKHTGMFTTAQLSTIFGNIEDIYKFQRKFLKDLEKQYNKEEPHLSEIGSCFLQHQEGFAIYSEYCNNHPSACIELSKLMKQGKYRHFFEACRLLQQMIDIAIDGFLLTPVQKICKYPLQLAELLKYTTQEHSDYNNIKAAYEAMKNVACLINERKRRLESIDKIARWQVSIVDWEGPDVLARSSELIHSGELTKISKQGKSQQRTFFLFDHQLVFCKKDLLRRDILYYKDRIDMDEMELVDAEDGRDKDFNVNVKNAFKIINRATEEIHLFCAKKQEDKKRWMEACESERRRVQEDKEMGMEISENQKKQAMQNARKSRHGKMKGVSYNGCPMPPPHQSLHPIHQRHITVPTSIPQQQVFALAEPKRKPSLFWHTFNKLTPFKK from the exons ATGGTAGCCCGCGGTGGGATGGCGAGATTTTGGAGCCTGGAGAGCCTGCAGATGGGTACGT CTGCTGCAGATGGTGGGACAGAATCCTCAGCGTTGGTGGATGACAATGGCAGCGAGGAAGATTACAGTTATGAGGAACTCTGCCAAGCCACGCCGAGGTACCTGCAGCCTGGAGGGGAACAGCTCGCCATTAATGAG CTGATAAGCGATGGCAGCATTGTCCATGCAGAAGCTCTCTGGGACCATGTGACTATGGATGATCAAGAGCTGGGATTCAAAGCTGGAGATGTCATTAGAGTCCTAGAAGCTTCCAACAAAGACTGGTGGTGGGGAAGAATTGAGGACAAGGAAGCCTGGTTTCCAGCTAGTTTTGTCAGG ctgcgAGTCAATCAGGAAGAACTGCCGGAGAATTGTAGTAGTATCCAGGATGAAGAACAAGATGCAGATATCAGCAAGCATCGTCAGAAAATAGCTGAAAACAAGGATCAGATGAGAACCAACGTTATACAGGAAATTATGAACACAGAACGAGTCTATATCAAGCATCTCAAGGACATCTGTGAG GGTTATATTCGTCAGTGTCGCAAACATACAGGAATGTTCACCACAGCCCAGTTAAGCACCATTTTTGGAAATATTGAGGATATTTACAAATTCCAAAGAAAGTTTCTGAAGGATCTTGAGAAACAGTACAACAAAGAGGAACCTCATCTGAGTGAGATAGGATCATGCTTTCTTCAACAT CAAGAAGGCTTTGCTATTTATTCGGAATACTGTAACAATCATCCCAGTGCCTGCATTGAACTTTCCAAGCTAATGAAACAGGGCAAATACCGTCACTTCTTTGAGGCCTGTCGCTTGCTCCAGCAGATGATTGACATTGCCATTGATGGTTTTCTTCTCACGCCTGTACAGAAAATCTGCAAATACCCTCTGCAGCTTGCAGAATTGCTCAAATATACCACTCAGGAGCACAG TGATTATAACAACATAAAAGCTGCATATGAGGCTATGAAGAACGTAGCATGCCTGATCAATGAGCGAAAACGAAGATTGGAAAGCATAGACAAGATAGCGCGTTGGCAAGTGTCTATAGTAGACTGGGAG GGCCCAGATGTGTTAGCCAGGAGCTCGGAACTCATCCACTCAGGAGAACTGACCAAAATATCAAAGCAAGGCAAAAGCCAGCAGAggactttcttcctttttgacCATCAgcttgtgttctgtaagaaggACCTATTGAGGAGGGACATCTTGTATTATAAGGATCGTATTGACATGGATGAGATGGAACTTGTAGATGCTGAAGATGGCAGAGACAAAGACTTTAATGTTAATGTCAAAAATGCCTTTAAGATAATAAACAGAGCAACAGAAGAGATTCATTTGTTCTGTGCAAAAAAGCAAGAGGATAAGAAGAGATGGATGGAGGCATGCGAAAGCGAAAGGAGGAGAGTTCAAGAAGATAAGGAAATGG GAATGGAAATCtcagaaaaccagaagaaaCAAGCCATGCAGAATGCCCGTAAGTCAAGGCATGGAAAAATGAAAG GTGTAAGCTATAACGGGTGTCCTATGCCTCCTCCACACCAAAGCTTGCATCCCATCCATCAGCGCCACATCACCGTGCCTACCAGCATCCCGCAGCAGCAGGTCTTTGCCCTGGCAGAACCCAAGCGGAAGCCATCTCTCTTCTGGCACACCTTCAACAAACTCACCCCGTTCAAAAAGTGA